The DNA window CCGGATCTGAAACGCAGGTCCGGTGATGATTTTTAAGACTTTGGTATACTGGTCATCCGCATTCATTTATATCCTGAATTTTCTTTGGGAAACGCTGCTTTAAGGCGCAGAAACGGCATTTTCAGTGACCATTAATGATTGGTTAGGTTTTTGAAGCATGATAGTAAAATCAACCACACTTTGAAACTGATCACTTTTACCAATAAAGGCATTTACTGTCCGAGAGGCAAGTTCTACATTGATCCATGGCGACCTGTAGATTTTGCCGTCATTACACACGGGCATGCCGACCATGCCCGCTGGGGAATGAAAAAATACCTCTGCCATCATTTTACCAAGCCGATCCTGCATCAGCGCATCAGCCCGGATATTGTTTGTCAGAGTGTGGAATACGGTGAAGCCATCAATATCAACGGAGTAAAAGTTTCCTTCCATCCTGCGGGACATATCATCGGGTCTGCACAGATCAGGCTGGAATACAAAGGTTATGTAAGTGTGATTTCAGGTGACTATAAAGTACAGGAAGACGGATTGAGCACACCTTTTGAGCTTGTCAGATGCAACGAATTTGTTTCGGAAAGTACTTTCGGGCTTCCGATATATAACTGGCTCGAGGTGGATGACCTTAACAAAAGGCTCCAGAGCTGGGTCCTGAAAAACAAAGAGAACGGAAAAACTTCCGTATTTGTAGGATATTCCCTGGGAAAAGCACAACGGATCATGAAAGCGGTGGAAGAATTGGGCAAAATCCATGTCCACTATTCCATCGGTAAGCTTAATGAAGCTTTTGAAACCGTCGGAATAGATCTGCCGGAATATGAAATCCCCGATTTCAGGGAAAGCGTGAAACATCTCCTGGGCGAAATAGTCATTGTTCCGCCCGCGTTGCTTGACAGTAATGTGATAAAAAAGATCCCGGAAGCCGCAACGGCCATCTGTTCCGGATGGATGCAGGTGCGCGGGGCCAGGAGATGGCGCAGTGCGGATGCCGGTTTCCCGATGAGCGACCATGCCGACTGGAAAGGCCTGTTACAGGCTATCAAAGCAACGGAAGCAGAGATTGTGCATGTGACCCACGGACAGACGGAGGTATTTTCAAAATACCTCAATGAAATCGGGATCAAAGCCGATGTGGTAGAAACCTTATATGGCAATGATGATGAAGAGGCAGAAGCAGAAATCCCAGAAACCCAAAAGGAACAGCCATGAAACATTTTGCAGATCTCATCAATGCCCTCGAAAGCACGAATAAAACCAATGCCAAGATCGATGCCATCATAGATTACCTTGAACGTGCCCCGGATGAAGACAAAGTATGGTTTATCGCTTTGTTTACCGGTAAAAGGCCGAAAAGGAATATCAATACCAATTATATGAAAGAATGGGCGCTGGAAATTACAGGCCTACCCTTCTGGCTGTTTCAGGAAAGCTATTCGTCGGTAGGTGACCTGGGAGAAACCATTTCCCTCATCCTGCCGGCACCGACACAAAAAATAGACCGTTCCCTGACGGAATGGATGACCGATATCCTTCATTTGAAACAGAAAACCGATGCGGAAAAGAAAGAATTCGTACTGAGTTCATGGGACGGACTTGATTATACCGAGCGCCTGATCTTTAATAAGCTGTTAGGCGGCAGTTTCAGGATTGGGGTATCGGATAAGACCCTTATCAATGCGCTGACAAAGTTTTCCGGTCAGGAATCAAGTGCTTTAATGCACAGCCTGATGGGAAAATGGCAGCCTGAAGACGCTTCATTCCGTGAACTCATCTCTGCTGAAAACATCAATCCTGACAATTCCAAACCTTACCCGTTCTGTCTTGCTTATCCGCTGGAAAAAGACCTGCACGACCTGGGGAGTCCCGATGAATGGCTGGTAGAATACAAATGGGACGGAATCCGGGGGCAGATCATCCGCAGGAATGACGAGGTATTTATCTGGTCGCGCGGAGAAGAACTTGTTACCCCTCAGTTTCCTGAAATCGAGGAGACCGTAAAAGCCATGAAAGGCAATTTTGTGATTGACGGCGAGATCCTTGCGGTGAGCCACGGAAAAGTTTTAAATTTCAATGAGCTCCAGAAACGGCTGAACCGTAAAACCCTGACTAAAAAAATGCAGTCGGAAATCCCAGTGGAAGTATTTGCGTATGATCTTCTTGAACTGGAAAATAATGATCTCCGGGAAAAGCCGATTTCAGCCAGAAGGGCGATGCTGGAAGAGCTGCTGCTCAATCAGGCTCCCGGGAATATAACGCTTTCCCAAACCGTGGATTTCGGTGAATGGAAAAATCTTAACCTGATCCGTGAGGGATCCCGGGACATCAACAGTGAGGGACTAATGCTGAAACATAAAGATTCCCCTTACCATTCAGGACGTAAAAAAGGCGACTGGTGGAAATGGAAGATCAATCCGTTGACGATCGATGCCGTACTGATCTATGCCCAAAAAGGAAGCGGCCGGAGAAGTGCCTATTACACCGACTACACATTTGCCGTCAAAAACGGAGAGTCTCTGGTTACGATTGCCAAAGCATATTCCGGCTTAACCGATAAGGAAATCATGGAAGTGAGCCGGTTTGTGAATAAAAATGCCATCGAAAAATTCGGTCCGGTCCGTACGGTTAAAGCAGAGCTTGTCTTTGAAATCGCTTTTGAGGGCATCGGTTTCAGTAATAGGCATAAAAG is part of the Chryseobacterium camelliae genome and encodes:
- a CDS encoding ATP-dependent DNA ligase, with translation MKHFADLINALESTNKTNAKIDAIIDYLERAPDEDKVWFIALFTGKRPKRNINTNYMKEWALEITGLPFWLFQESYSSVGDLGETISLILPAPTQKIDRSLTEWMTDILHLKQKTDAEKKEFVLSSWDGLDYTERLIFNKLLGGSFRIGVSDKTLINALTKFSGQESSALMHSLMGKWQPEDASFRELISAENINPDNSKPYPFCLAYPLEKDLHDLGSPDEWLVEYKWDGIRGQIIRRNDEVFIWSRGEELVTPQFPEIEETVKAMKGNFVIDGEILAVSHGKVLNFNELQKRLNRKTLTKKMQSEIPVEVFAYDLLELENNDLREKPISARRAMLEELLLNQAPGNITLSQTVDFGEWKNLNLIREGSRDINSEGLMLKHKDSPYHSGRKKGDWWKWKINPLTIDAVLIYAQKGSGRRSAYYTDYTFAVKNGESLVTIAKAYSGLTDKEIMEVSRFVNKNAIEKFGPVRTVKAELVFEIAFEGIGFSNRHKSGVALRFPRILRWRKDKTVNEIDDLEEIKKLIQ
- a CDS encoding ligase-associated DNA damage response exonuclease, yielding MKLITFTNKGIYCPRGKFYIDPWRPVDFAVITHGHADHARWGMKKYLCHHFTKPILHQRISPDIVCQSVEYGEAININGVKVSFHPAGHIIGSAQIRLEYKGYVSVISGDYKVQEDGLSTPFELVRCNEFVSESTFGLPIYNWLEVDDLNKRLQSWVLKNKENGKTSVFVGYSLGKAQRIMKAVEELGKIHVHYSIGKLNEAFETVGIDLPEYEIPDFRESVKHLLGEIVIVPPALLDSNVIKKIPEAATAICSGWMQVRGARRWRSADAGFPMSDHADWKGLLQAIKATEAEIVHVTHGQTEVFSKYLNEIGIKADVVETLYGNDDEEAEAEIPETQKEQP